In Pyrus communis chromosome 1, drPyrComm1.1, whole genome shotgun sequence, the following are encoded in one genomic region:
- the LOC137730317 gene encoding uncharacterized protein: protein METPSSIRKVTRSQTSVAQNSSNIPLSRKTEDSEKALSKSRPRNGKQQQDWSALIDITNDSPIVGLAMGSLETPSSAILKQRSCRAKNTPGSGEALLRGQVKTLLQQVEEEAEFSKISLESRPICLIQGLIANSPMGLLAPTPANTPQVSDLSVGASGSNKVGPSCEQPSLVQEQLISQVVCDILEGKNQGSLESQKSILSRSLLLDFSEKSEISSLSSECSSVITDSKEKSSSPDDDNASIWSMQVNASTHDEDEEEATDEEEDYYLKLNECYGMEEEKKQDGGYNVNELCDGISNICVDETRRIPKFEGKHTRFAYDSEDEIVEEEEEEDSAKTPESSSPGALRLKGLPTPKGKHLRFLEEED, encoded by the exons ATGGAGACTCCATCGTCAATCAGGAAAGTCACGAGGTCTCAGACTTCGGTCGCTCAGAACAGCAGCAACATTCCCCTTTCAA GAAAGACTGAAGATTCTGAGAAGGCTCTCTCAAAATCGAGACCAAGAAATGGGAAGCAACAACAAGATTGGTCGGCACTGATTGACATCACCAACGATTCTCCGATTGTTGGACTTGCAATGGGAAGCTTGGAGACTCCATCATCGGCCATACTCAAACAGAGAAGCTGCAGAGCCAAGAACACACCTGGGTCCGGAGAGGCCTTGCTGAGAGGTCAAGTCAAGACCCTTTTGCAGCAAGTTGAAGAGGAGGCTGAGTTCTCAAAGATATCGCTCGAAAGCCGCCCTATTTGCCTTATTCAAGGCCTTATCGCCAACTCTCCGATGGGACTCCTGGCGCCAACGCCAGCGAACACGCCACAGGTCTCTGATCTCTCTGTTGGTGCAAGTGGAAGCAACAAAGTTGGTCCGAGTTGTGAGCAACCTTCTCTTGTTCAAGAACAATTAATTTCTCAG GTGGTATGTGACATCTTAGAAGGAAAAAATCAGGGGAGCCTCGAATCTCAGAAGAGTATCCTGAGCCGCTCTCTGCTGCTGGATTTCTCCGAGAAGTCCGAAATCTCCTCACTTTCATCAGAGTGCTCCTCTGTGATTACCGACAGCAAGGAGAAGTCATCATCCCCAGATGATGACAATGCTTCCATCTGGTCGATGCAGGTCAATGCTAGCACCCATGATGAAGATGAGGAAGAAGCAACCGATGAAGAAGAAGACTATTATCTGAAGCTGAATGAATGTTATGgaatggaagaagaaaagaagcaaGATGGAGGATACAATGTGAATGAGCTTTGTGATGGCATTAGCAATATTTGCGTCGATGAGACGAGAAGGATTCCCAAGTTTGAAGGAAAGCATACCAGATTTGCGTATGACAGTGAAGATGAAAtcgttgaagaagaagaagaagaagattctgCAAAGACTCCGGAATCATCTTCACCAGGTGCCCTGCGGCTGAAGGGATTGCCAACACCAAAGGGGAAGCACCTACGGTTTCTTGAGGAGGAAGATTGA